A single Mus caroli chromosome 15, CAROLI_EIJ_v1.1, whole genome shotgun sequence DNA region contains:
- the Azin1 gene encoding antizyme inhibitor 1 isoform X1 codes for MKGFIDDANYSVGLLDEGTNLGNVIDNYVYEHTLTGKNAFFVGDLGKIVKKHSQWQNVVAQIKPFYTVKCNSTPAVLEILAALGTGFACSSKNEMALVQELGVSPENIIFTSPCKQVSQIKYAAKVGVNIMTCDNEIELKKIARNHPNAKVLLHIATEENIGGEDGNMKFGTTLKNCRHLLECAKELDVQIIGVKFHVSSACKEYQVYVHALSDARCVFDMAGEFGFTMNMLDIGGGFTGTEIQLEEVNHVISPLLDIYFPEGSGIQIISEPGSYYVSSAFTLAVNIIAKKVVENDKFSSGVEKNGSDEPAFVYYMNDGVYGSFASKLSEDLNTIPEVHKKYKEDEPLFTSSLWGPSCDELDQIVESCLLPELNVGDWLIFDNMGADSFHEPSAFNDFQRPAIYFMMSFSDWYEMQDAGITSDAMMKNFFFAPSCIQLSQEDSFSTEA; via the exons atgaaaggatttaTTGACGATGCGAACTACTCCGTTGGCCTGTTGGATGAAGGAACAAACCTTGGAAATGTTATTGATAACTATGTTTATGAACATACCCTG ACAggaaaaaatgcattttttgTGGGGGATCTTGGGAAGATCGTGAAGAAGCACAGTCAGTGGCAGAACGTGGTGGCTCAGATAAAGCCGTTCTACACGGTGAAGTGCAACTCCACTCCAGCTGTACTTGAGATCTTGGCAGCTCTTGGAACTGGGTTTGCTTGTTCCAGCAAA AATGAAATGGCTTTAGTGCAAGAATTGGGTGTATCTCCAGAAAACATCATTTTCACAAGTCCTTGTAAGCAAGTGTCTCAGATAAAGTATGCAGCAAAAGTTGGAGTAAATATTATGACATGTGACAATGAGATTGAATTAAAGAAAATTGCAAGGAATCACCCAAATGCCAA GGTCTTACTACATATTGCAACAGAAGAGAATATTGGAGGTGAAGATGGTAACATGAAGTTTGGCACTACACTGAAGAATTGTAGGCATCTTTTGGAATGTGCCAAGGAACTTGATGTCCAAATAATTGGGGTTAA ATTTCATGTTTCAAGTGCTTGCAAAGAATATCAAGTATATGTACATGCCCTGTCTGATGCTCGATGTGTGTTTGACATGGCT GGAGAGTTTGGCTTTACAATGAACATGTTAGACATCGGTGGAGGCTTCACAGGAACTGAAATTCAGTTGGAAGAG GTTAATCATGTTATCAGTCCTCTGTTGGATATTTACTTCCCTGAAGGATCTGGCATTCAGATAATTTCAGAACCTGGAAGCTACTATGTCTCTTCTGCATTTACACTTGCAGTCAACATTATTGCTAAGAAAGTTgttgaaaatgataaattttcCTCTGGAG tagaAAAAAATGGGAGTGATGAGCCAGCCTTCGTGTATTACATGAATGATGGTGTTTATGGTTCTTTTGCGAGTAAGCTTTCTGAGGACTTAAATACCATTCCAGAGGTTCACAAG aAGTACAAGGAAGATGAGCCTCTGTTTACAAGCAGCCTTTGGGGTCCATCCTGTGATGAGCTTGATCAAATTGTGGAAAGCTGTCTTCTTCCTGAGCTGAATGTGGGAGATTGGCTTATCTTTGATAACATGGGAGCAGATTCTTTCCACGAACCATCTGCTTTTAATGATTTTCAAAGGCCAGCTATTTATTTCATGATGTCATTCAGTGATTG GTATGAGATGCAAGATGCTGGAATTACTTCAGATGCAATGATGAAAAACTTCTTCTTTGCACCCTCTTGTATTCAGCTGAGCCAAGAAGACAGCTTTTCCACTGAAGCTTAA
- the Azin1 gene encoding antizyme inhibitor 1 isoform X2, giving the protein MKGFIDDANYSVGLLDEGTNLGNVIDNYVYEHTLTGKNAFFVGDLGKIVKKHSQWQNVVAQIKPFYTVKCNSTPAVLEILAALGTGFACSSKNEMALVQELGVSPENIIFTSPCKQVSQIKYAAKVGVNIMTCDNEIELKKIARNHPNAKVLLHIATEENIGGEDGNMKFGTTLKNCRHLLECAKELDVQIIGVKFHVSSACKEYQVYVHALSDARCVFDMAGEFGFTMNMLDIGGGFTGTEIQLEEVNHVISPLLDIYFPEGSGIQIISEPGSYYVSSAFTLAVNIIAKKVVENDKFSSGEKNGSDEPAFVYYMNDGVYGSFASKLSEDLNTIPEVHKKYKEDEPLFTSSLWGPSCDELDQIVESCLLPELNVGDWLIFDNMGADSFHEPSAFNDFQRPAIYFMMSFSDWYEMQDAGITSDAMMKNFFFAPSCIQLSQEDSFSTEA; this is encoded by the exons atgaaaggatttaTTGACGATGCGAACTACTCCGTTGGCCTGTTGGATGAAGGAACAAACCTTGGAAATGTTATTGATAACTATGTTTATGAACATACCCTG ACAggaaaaaatgcattttttgTGGGGGATCTTGGGAAGATCGTGAAGAAGCACAGTCAGTGGCAGAACGTGGTGGCTCAGATAAAGCCGTTCTACACGGTGAAGTGCAACTCCACTCCAGCTGTACTTGAGATCTTGGCAGCTCTTGGAACTGGGTTTGCTTGTTCCAGCAAA AATGAAATGGCTTTAGTGCAAGAATTGGGTGTATCTCCAGAAAACATCATTTTCACAAGTCCTTGTAAGCAAGTGTCTCAGATAAAGTATGCAGCAAAAGTTGGAGTAAATATTATGACATGTGACAATGAGATTGAATTAAAGAAAATTGCAAGGAATCACCCAAATGCCAA GGTCTTACTACATATTGCAACAGAAGAGAATATTGGAGGTGAAGATGGTAACATGAAGTTTGGCACTACACTGAAGAATTGTAGGCATCTTTTGGAATGTGCCAAGGAACTTGATGTCCAAATAATTGGGGTTAA ATTTCATGTTTCAAGTGCTTGCAAAGAATATCAAGTATATGTACATGCCCTGTCTGATGCTCGATGTGTGTTTGACATGGCT GGAGAGTTTGGCTTTACAATGAACATGTTAGACATCGGTGGAGGCTTCACAGGAACTGAAATTCAGTTGGAAGAG GTTAATCATGTTATCAGTCCTCTGTTGGATATTTACTTCCCTGAAGGATCTGGCATTCAGATAATTTCAGAACCTGGAAGCTACTATGTCTCTTCTGCATTTACACTTGCAGTCAACATTATTGCTAAGAAAGTTgttgaaaatgataaattttcCTCTGGAG aAAAAAATGGGAGTGATGAGCCAGCCTTCGTGTATTACATGAATGATGGTGTTTATGGTTCTTTTGCGAGTAAGCTTTCTGAGGACTTAAATACCATTCCAGAGGTTCACAAG aAGTACAAGGAAGATGAGCCTCTGTTTACAAGCAGCCTTTGGGGTCCATCCTGTGATGAGCTTGATCAAATTGTGGAAAGCTGTCTTCTTCCTGAGCTGAATGTGGGAGATTGGCTTATCTTTGATAACATGGGAGCAGATTCTTTCCACGAACCATCTGCTTTTAATGATTTTCAAAGGCCAGCTATTTATTTCATGATGTCATTCAGTGATTG GTATGAGATGCAAGATGCTGGAATTACTTCAGATGCAATGATGAAAAACTTCTTCTTTGCACCCTCTTGTATTCAGCTGAGCCAAGAAGACAGCTTTTCCACTGAAGCTTAA